The following proteins are encoded in a genomic region of Burkholderia gladioli:
- a CDS encoding phage tail protein, with protein MASTQLTNPYRGFRFQVEISGIQIASFSEATIPDSTIETTEYREGTDPTYKRSFSGLTTYGKLTLKKGLTDSMDLYNWHQLAVQQGSTGASVQKNISLILLDSGGTARARWNVINAWPNKYESTGLNASSTEIMVETFELTIQYMTRVS; from the coding sequence ATGGCGAGCACACAACTGACCAATCCGTACCGCGGGTTCCGCTTCCAGGTGGAAATCTCCGGCATCCAGATCGCCTCGTTTTCCGAGGCGACCATTCCCGACAGCACGATCGAGACGACCGAGTACCGCGAAGGCACCGATCCGACCTACAAGCGGTCGTTCTCGGGCCTGACCACCTACGGCAAGCTCACCCTCAAGAAGGGGCTGACCGACTCGATGGACCTCTACAACTGGCACCAGCTCGCCGTGCAGCAGGGCTCGACAGGCGCCTCGGTGCAGAAGAACATCTCGCTGATCCTGCTCGATTCGGGCGGCACCGCCCGCGCGCGCTGGAACGTGATCAACGCCTGGCCGAACAAGTACGAAAGCACCGGCCTCAATGCCAGCAGCACCGAGATCATGGTCGAGACCTTCGAGCTGACCATCCAGTACATGACACGCGTTTCCTGA
- a CDS encoding DUF6760 family protein, producing MPDQIYEEIAFIAYHFHWSYRDILAMEHAERRRWCERISRINDTMNSDEREKSLRLGI from the coding sequence GTGCCCGACCAGATCTACGAGGAGATCGCGTTCATCGCGTATCACTTCCACTGGTCGTACAGGGACATCCTGGCGATGGAGCACGCGGAGCGCCGCCGCTGGTGCGAACGGATCAGCCGCATCAACGACACCATGAACAGCGACGAGCGCGAGAAGAGTCTTCGATTGGGGATATGA
- a CDS encoding DUF4255 domain-containing protein translates to MAASAIDGGQVLRAVSDSLRRLIRAQVPELAAESAVVYDSPGEIDAAGETRLSLYLYQTEINAALRNLPPSLTRRAGAQPSALAVTPAPLVVDLTYLIVPYGKSAEIELVLVARLIQLFHDVGQLSGALLSPLLRATGNEAIDIVPEHDSSEQLRNIWTVFPNKTYKLTKMYTLTPVRIPSTLTPQAEMVMRAELAAGDPAWN, encoded by the coding sequence ATGGCAGCTTCGGCCATCGATGGCGGACAGGTACTGCGCGCGGTCAGTGATTCGCTGCGCCGTCTGATCCGCGCCCAGGTGCCGGAACTGGCCGCCGAATCGGCCGTCGTCTACGACTCGCCCGGCGAGATCGACGCGGCCGGCGAGACGCGCCTGTCGCTGTACCTGTACCAGACCGAAATCAATGCCGCGCTGCGCAACCTGCCGCCTTCGCTGACGCGCCGCGCCGGCGCGCAGCCCTCGGCGCTCGCGGTCACGCCCGCGCCGCTGGTGGTCGACCTGACCTACCTGATCGTGCCGTACGGCAAGTCCGCCGAGATCGAACTGGTGCTGGTCGCCCGGCTGATCCAGCTGTTCCACGACGTCGGCCAGCTCTCGGGCGCGCTGCTCTCGCCGCTGCTGCGCGCCACCGGCAACGAGGCGATCGACATCGTGCCGGAGCACGATTCGAGCGAGCAGTTGCGCAACATCTGGACGGTGTTCCCGAACAAGACCTACAAGCTGACGAAGATGTACACGCTCACGCCGGTGCGGATCCCCTCGACGCTCACGCCGCAGGCCGAGATGGTGATGCGCGCCGAGCTGGCCGCGGGAGACCCGGCATGGAACTGA
- a CDS encoding carboxypeptidase regulatory-like domain-containing protein yields the protein MELSAVVQVIDGFSHAPLAGLRPAFTLNGAPCRPFDKADGFYAFSALPRGAYRLVASAPPFFPSQVEFEVPPRPPLADAIVSCVLEPSPLYPFPPGTTLLRGQVLAKRGGQPIAGVRLAARYATARGEPRTASTETSAHGRYDGRYALAVRGRLDAAGTVVTLNFVKAGYPDVARQLTLAPGTTQYLDITMG from the coding sequence ATGGAACTGAGCGCGGTGGTGCAGGTGATCGACGGCTTCAGCCACGCGCCGCTGGCCGGCCTGCGCCCGGCCTTCACGCTGAACGGCGCGCCGTGCCGCCCGTTCGACAAGGCCGACGGCTTCTATGCGTTCAGCGCCCTGCCGCGCGGCGCTTACCGGCTGGTCGCCTCGGCGCCGCCGTTCTTCCCGAGCCAGGTGGAATTCGAGGTGCCGCCGCGGCCGCCGCTGGCCGACGCGATCGTCTCGTGCGTGCTCGAACCGAGCCCGCTCTACCCGTTCCCGCCCGGCACCACGCTGTTGCGCGGCCAGGTGCTGGCCAAGCGTGGCGGCCAGCCGATCGCCGGCGTGCGGCTCGCCGCGCGCTATGCCACCGCGCGCGGCGAGCCGCGCACCGCCTCGACCGAGACCTCGGCCCATGGTCGCTACGACGGCCGCTACGCGCTCGCGGTACGCGGCCGGCTCGATGCCGCCGGCACGGTCGTCACACTGAATTTCGTCAAGGCCGGCTACCCCGACGTGGCGCGGCAACTGACGCTGGCACCGGGCACCACGCAGTACCTGGACATCACGATGGGCTAA
- a CDS encoding phage tail sheath family protein, producing MATNYLHPGIYIQEVPSARTIQGASTSTPAFVGITQTLATSPIGQPTLITSWNAYQRTFGNMVWNGMVSWAVYQFFALGGALCYVLRAPDASGAAKNATAAAGTVSLTAATPGEWPNTVLGVMITNSSGDPKATSPVFNLSIVADPAELNKAPGSTLAAYVTQNGLGPQTLGTGNKQLIVLESYNGYTANSLQALVAAINATSMFVTATTPDTKTPARPGNTSSAVAFKGGVSQTIDYAKTLALLNTVQDIGLLSMPDTVNAIDASKAPSIMAQSTAINAGLNYCEQQASLFYVSDPPFNLSPQDMLGFRMGSGTGAMASQALNSTFGSIYYPWVWVSNPILGSNVPIPPSGPVLGRYANTDSSVGVWKSPAGVIDGALKTVVMTQTPLTDSDQDVLNPEGIDAIRNLIGYGNVIYGARTLAAVGSEWTYVAVRRLFIYVEQSLKQSLQWVVFEPNDQTTWSAVTRDIDAFLTTLWQAGGLFGASAAEAFFVVCDASNNPPETRALGQMYIDIGLAPVYPAEFVIIRIAQKTAGPDSGS from the coding sequence TTGGCCACCAACTATCTACATCCCGGCATCTATATCCAGGAGGTGCCGAGTGCGCGCACCATACAGGGCGCGTCCACGTCCACCCCGGCGTTCGTGGGCATCACCCAGACGCTGGCCACGAGTCCGATCGGCCAGCCGACGCTGATCACGAGCTGGAACGCCTACCAGCGCACGTTCGGCAACATGGTCTGGAACGGCATGGTGTCGTGGGCCGTCTACCAGTTCTTCGCGCTCGGCGGCGCGCTCTGCTACGTACTGCGCGCGCCCGACGCGTCGGGCGCCGCCAAGAACGCCACCGCGGCCGCGGGCACCGTCTCGCTCACCGCCGCCACGCCCGGCGAATGGCCGAATACGGTGCTCGGCGTGATGATCACCAATTCGAGCGGCGACCCCAAGGCCACCTCGCCCGTCTTCAACCTGAGCATCGTCGCCGACCCCGCCGAGCTGAACAAGGCGCCGGGCAGCACGCTGGCGGCCTATGTGACGCAGAACGGGCTGGGCCCGCAGACGCTCGGCACCGGCAACAAACAGCTGATCGTGCTTGAGAGCTACAACGGCTATACCGCCAACTCCCTGCAAGCCCTGGTCGCCGCGATCAACGCCACCTCGATGTTCGTCACCGCGACCACGCCTGACACCAAGACCCCCGCGCGGCCGGGCAACACCAGCTCCGCGGTGGCCTTCAAGGGCGGCGTGTCGCAGACCATCGATTACGCGAAGACGCTCGCGCTGCTCAATACGGTGCAGGACATCGGTCTGCTGTCGATGCCCGACACCGTCAACGCCATCGACGCGAGCAAGGCGCCGAGCATCATGGCGCAGTCCACCGCCATCAACGCGGGGCTCAACTACTGCGAGCAGCAGGCGAGCCTGTTCTATGTCAGCGATCCGCCGTTCAACCTGAGCCCGCAGGACATGCTCGGGTTCCGCATGGGCAGCGGCACGGGCGCCATGGCCTCGCAGGCGCTCAACTCCACCTTCGGTTCGATCTACTACCCGTGGGTCTGGGTATCGAATCCGATCCTCGGCAGCAACGTGCCGATTCCGCCCTCGGGCCCGGTGCTCGGGCGCTATGCCAATACCGATTCCTCGGTCGGCGTCTGGAAGTCGCCGGCCGGGGTGATCGACGGCGCGCTGAAGACGGTGGTGATGACGCAGACGCCGCTGACCGACAGCGACCAGGACGTGCTGAACCCGGAAGGCATCGACGCGATCCGCAACCTGATCGGCTACGGCAACGTGATCTACGGCGCGCGCACGCTGGCCGCGGTCGGCAGCGAATGGACCTACGTGGCGGTGCGGCGCCTGTTCATCTACGTCGAGCAGAGCCTCAAGCAGAGCCTGCAGTGGGTGGTGTTCGAGCCGAACGACCAGACCACCTGGTCGGCCGTCACGCGCGACATCGACGCGTTCCTGACCACGCTCTGGCAGGCGGGCGGCCTGTTCGGCGCGAGCGCCGCCGAGGCGTTCTTCGTGGTCTGCGACGCCTCGAACAACCCGCCCGAAACCCGTGCGCTCGGCCAGATGTATATCGACATCGGCCTCGCGCCCGTCTACCCGGCCGAATTCGTGATCATCCGGATCGCGCAGAAAACGGCCGGCCCGGATTCCGGATCCTGA